A portion of the Microbulbifer agarilyticus genome contains these proteins:
- a CDS encoding TonB-dependent receptor, whose product MYSFKKHALAAAVAVSIAPVEILAQSTSESVEGIEEVVVTARRRSESLQEVPISISPVTSEEIQQRAYSGLEDIAAATSGFTYEGFSTSGTNGNAVIRGMAQTFTTARTQNVAFFLNGVHLQRQSMMNFGLVDMERVEVVKGPQSAMYGRNAFAGAVNYITSPATDSLEASVSVTAGSDERRDIKALVSGPIIEDLLYGKINIADSTYDGHTRNAHPFADADVPGPHTNGKLGGWEDQTISIALALRPSENLEVKLDYYRAEIERESQPYYVMSGIANNAWGFTAYSDMNCNPVTRMSFLGFPMTANSWWCGEVPTAPTTATDNVLAPFAPDDTGHNAITVDPRSIGAVAETDVASLALNYDFSDSVSLSYLYGRTGSDSLTNGGSADRDPLTGVGTTWDTLMFPVPGGGMQVVPQIAYTNSFSGRPISTLESDSHELRLNFEGETWEGGAGVYYSSIDDESYDLTLYMPLCSTFNAGYDYGISGQAACSLPADGSVGSPLMGAPDPVSQRLGMWHGAESKHTLFDDNVFALFAEAAYSPTESLTLRAEMRYTEEDKGIRRLTDGFGVPASLPFSGVVIPEDQETFHYFTPRLTAEYQVDPDHFVYASAAMGVKSGGFNNTNDVAKLTYDEEQNWTYELGSKNTFLNGAFQLNAALYMIDWEDLQTSQAPTTGTVGDTILIANTGDAESIGFEIDGRWLLGDSWSTDFTMAWANPEYDDGVEYEEGARFINSGCLQPIMVTPDQAVPCGDPDVGGNQLARTSEWQGSVGINYQAEVFNGWSLLARLDTNYQSKQYVTPLNLAHTGDRAITNANVSLAAPENWRFNIWGKNVLDEEYVGGVFVLSQFNKMIIATGMGPSYGATVSYDF is encoded by the coding sequence ATGTATAGCTTTAAGAAACATGCACTGGCTGCCGCGGTAGCTGTGAGCATTGCACCGGTCGAAATTCTCGCTCAGTCAACGAGCGAATCCGTAGAGGGTATCGAAGAAGTCGTCGTTACTGCCCGCCGTCGGAGTGAGAGCCTGCAAGAGGTTCCAATTTCCATCTCGCCAGTAACATCGGAAGAAATCCAGCAAAGGGCCTACTCGGGTCTTGAAGACATTGCTGCGGCTACTTCTGGCTTCACCTATGAAGGGTTCTCCACCAGCGGTACAAACGGGAATGCCGTAATTCGGGGGATGGCTCAAACCTTCACAACTGCGCGGACGCAAAACGTTGCCTTCTTCTTGAACGGTGTTCATTTGCAGCGACAAAGCATGATGAATTTCGGCCTTGTCGATATGGAGCGTGTTGAGGTGGTTAAGGGGCCGCAGAGCGCAATGTACGGCCGCAACGCGTTCGCTGGTGCGGTGAACTACATTACTAGCCCTGCCACGGATTCCCTGGAGGCAAGTGTCTCAGTAACCGCAGGTTCCGATGAGCGCCGGGATATAAAGGCACTTGTCAGTGGGCCGATTATCGAAGATTTACTATATGGCAAGATCAATATTGCCGATTCGACTTACGATGGTCATACACGGAATGCGCATCCATTTGCGGACGCTGATGTGCCCGGTCCGCATACCAATGGCAAGCTCGGGGGCTGGGAAGATCAGACGATTTCCATCGCATTGGCATTACGCCCATCGGAAAATCTGGAAGTAAAACTTGATTATTATCGCGCCGAAATTGAGCGCGAGTCTCAGCCATATTATGTGATGTCTGGCATCGCGAATAATGCTTGGGGCTTCACTGCCTATAGTGATATGAATTGTAATCCGGTAACCCGTATGTCGTTCCTCGGGTTCCCAATGACAGCAAATAGCTGGTGGTGTGGAGAGGTGCCTACTGCACCCACGACCGCTACAGATAACGTGCTGGCTCCATTTGCGCCCGATGACACCGGCCACAATGCAATTACCGTCGACCCTCGTTCTATCGGGGCAGTAGCGGAAACTGATGTTGCCAGCCTCGCCCTGAATTACGACTTTAGCGATAGTGTTTCCCTTTCATATCTCTATGGCCGAACAGGCAGTGATTCACTAACTAATGGTGGTTCGGCAGACCGAGATCCGCTCACCGGTGTTGGCACAACCTGGGATACATTGATGTTCCCTGTACCCGGTGGAGGTATGCAGGTCGTACCACAGATCGCGTACACCAACAGCTTTAGCGGTCGCCCGATTTCTACCCTGGAAAGTGACTCGCACGAGTTGCGTCTGAATTTCGAAGGGGAGACATGGGAAGGCGGAGCCGGTGTCTATTACAGCAGTATCGACGATGAGAGCTATGACCTGACGCTGTACATGCCGCTCTGCTCGACATTTAACGCTGGCTACGATTATGGAATATCGGGCCAGGCAGCTTGTAGTCTGCCGGCGGATGGAAGTGTCGGATCGCCGCTTATGGGGGCGCCTGACCCGGTTTCGCAGCGTCTGGGAATGTGGCATGGCGCTGAGTCCAAGCATACTTTGTTCGATGACAATGTGTTCGCCCTGTTCGCAGAGGCTGCGTACTCACCAACTGAGAGCCTGACCCTGCGCGCGGAGATGCGTTATACCGAAGAAGACAAAGGTATTAGACGCTTAACCGATGGCTTCGGTGTGCCTGCAAGCCTGCCGTTTTCTGGTGTTGTCATTCCAGAAGACCAGGAGACCTTCCATTACTTTACCCCTCGTTTGACCGCAGAGTATCAGGTAGACCCGGATCACTTTGTTTATGCCTCGGCTGCAATGGGGGTTAAATCTGGTGGGTTTAATAACACTAATGATGTGGCCAAGCTTACATACGATGAGGAGCAAAACTGGACGTATGAACTCGGCAGCAAGAATACCTTCCTGAATGGTGCATTCCAGCTGAATGCCGCACTCTACATGATTGATTGGGAAGACTTGCAGACGTCGCAGGCGCCAACTACCGGAACCGTAGGGGATACCATCCTAATTGCCAACACGGGAGACGCAGAGTCAATAGGCTTTGAGATCGATGGCCGCTGGTTGCTCGGTGACAGCTGGAGTACCGACTTCACCATGGCGTGGGCAAATCCTGAATATGATGATGGTGTGGAGTATGAGGAGGGTGCGCGCTTCATCAACAGCGGATGCCTCCAGCCGATTATGGTTACGCCTGATCAGGCAGTTCCCTGTGGTGACCCCGACGTGGGTGGGAATCAGTTGGCGCGTACCTCCGAGTGGCAGGGTAGCGTTGGTATTAACTATCAGGCGGAAGTGTTTAATGGCTGGTCGTTACTGGCCCGTTTAGACACTAACTATCAGTCGAAACAGTATGTGACCCCGCTCAATTTGGCGCACACCGGCGACAGAGCGATAACCAACGCCAATGTTTCTCTCGCTGCACCGGAAAACTGGCGGTTCAATATTTGGGGTAAAAACGTTCTTGACGAAGAGTACGTCGGTGGTGTTTTCGTCTTGAGTCAGTTTAACAAGATGATTATCGCTACCGGTATGGGGCCGTCATACGGAGCCACCGTTAGCTACGACTTCTAA
- a CDS encoding DUF1838 family protein: MSDFSNLLRRFLRKNDKYQFSPRSQIPLTAKPLDWNDAKDNLYAFGKLWATYDEKPVFSAFHGLMFGLVGTQRAKPLFGYCGLGQFQARLLANGNVRLRGKETGYFYDPANGKILRDWLNPYTGERVEVYNFLNDRIRGELTPVMPKFNMGDGDDPPTLMNEATAIVNEDGSVPFILPWQQFGNNITLEWDYTHRYRNPVTPELWPKASTGTYINPSEHFTFSSPLHEMLDRDIPSASFSSGFSRISPWWPWMKMGQSGIDGVLFGRMNSHKSNNGYADIPRSVLEYTEKYHPEYLEPCTDWDDGFPIGTWEAYARDIAPEADNQKVQDNKEVFSD, from the coding sequence ATGAGCGACTTCTCGAATTTATTGCGGCGGTTTCTGCGAAAAAATGATAAATATCAATTTTCTCCGCGGAGCCAGATTCCACTCACCGCAAAACCTCTCGACTGGAATGACGCCAAAGACAACCTTTATGCATTTGGAAAGTTGTGGGCAACGTATGATGAAAAGCCAGTATTTTCTGCTTTTCATGGCTTGATGTTTGGCCTGGTTGGTACGCAAAGGGCTAAGCCGTTATTTGGCTACTGCGGTCTCGGGCAGTTTCAGGCGCGGCTGCTAGCCAACGGTAATGTAAGACTCAGGGGTAAAGAAACCGGGTACTTCTATGACCCAGCGAACGGAAAAATACTACGAGACTGGTTAAACCCTTATACGGGAGAACGAGTCGAAGTTTATAACTTCCTTAACGACCGGATTCGCGGCGAACTCACACCGGTGATGCCCAAGTTTAATATGGGAGATGGTGACGATCCCCCTACACTGATGAATGAAGCCACCGCGATCGTGAACGAAGATGGCTCGGTTCCATTTATTCTTCCGTGGCAGCAGTTTGGGAATAACATCACGCTCGAGTGGGATTACACGCATCGTTACCGCAACCCGGTCACGCCAGAACTCTGGCCCAAAGCGAGCACAGGCACCTACATAAATCCTTCCGAGCACTTTACCTTTTCATCACCGCTGCATGAAATGTTGGATCGGGATATCCCTTCTGCCTCATTCTCTTCCGGTTTTTCCAGAATTTCACCATGGTGGCCATGGATGAAGATGGGCCAAAGCGGTATCGACGGGGTGCTTTTTGGGCGAATGAATTCACACAAGTCGAATAATGGATATGCCGATATTCCGCGTTCGGTATTGGAGTATACGGAGAAGTATCACCCGGAATACCTTGAACCCTGCACCGACTGGGATGATGGTTTTCCAATTGGAACCTGGGAGGCATATGCGAGAGATATTGCTCCTGAGGCAGACAATCAAAAAGTCCAAGACAACAAAGAAGTATTTAGTGATTAA
- a CDS encoding MFS transporter → MTTSRFLWLNLSQNTIPRHIITFYVASFLLIAMGTFAPQMFGYLFIEFLNIPESEHGRLAGDLGFWGEIALMISLLIFGPMADRRGRRVVMVIGFLLTAVGLFTFPLSNSYAGVLLARIICACGLAAITCIVVMLIGDYFSDESRGKAAGMQGIMNGLGAVFTIFLLLRLPSIFQSQGYDPIAAGTLAYAVGASLCIVAAIYMWFGLRRDWPTSAQKKQPAVQQLKQGFAAAKDPAIALAYGASFVARGNLAIVGTFFALWGTNYGTQVMGLETSEALKKAANMVVIAQGTALMTAPLFGIMADKLNRVSALVVALLISALGYMATGFVSDPFSQTMMICAVFIGMGEVGCIIASGVLINERASESLRGPIVAVFNFTGALGILIATKVGGYLFDGWRESGPFVLFGIFALVVALWALALRLRTSKPLAAPITTLETDPQA, encoded by the coding sequence ATGACAACATCACGATTTCTTTGGCTGAATTTATCGCAAAACACAATACCCCGACACATCATCACATTTTATGTGGCGAGCTTCCTGTTGATTGCAATGGGGACCTTCGCACCGCAAATGTTCGGTTACTTGTTTATCGAGTTCCTTAACATTCCGGAATCGGAGCACGGCCGTCTAGCGGGTGATTTGGGCTTTTGGGGCGAAATTGCCTTAATGATTTCCCTTCTGATATTTGGCCCGATGGCGGACCGGCGCGGTCGACGCGTGGTAATGGTCATTGGATTTTTGTTGACTGCCGTAGGCCTATTTACGTTCCCGCTGTCCAATTCGTATGCCGGAGTGCTATTGGCCAGAATCATCTGCGCGTGTGGCTTAGCCGCCATAACCTGCATTGTGGTGATGCTCATCGGTGACTACTTTTCAGATGAGTCGCGTGGCAAAGCGGCAGGCATGCAAGGTATTATGAATGGCCTTGGTGCCGTATTCACAATCTTTCTTTTGTTGCGCCTGCCAAGTATTTTCCAATCGCAAGGCTATGATCCAATTGCAGCAGGCACCCTGGCATATGCGGTAGGTGCCTCTTTGTGTATCGTCGCCGCTATTTACATGTGGTTTGGCCTTCGCCGTGACTGGCCAACTTCTGCCCAGAAAAAGCAACCAGCAGTACAGCAACTGAAGCAAGGCTTTGCCGCGGCGAAAGACCCAGCGATTGCTCTCGCGTATGGCGCATCGTTCGTTGCTCGTGGAAACCTGGCAATTGTCGGTACCTTCTTTGCTCTTTGGGGCACCAACTACGGAACACAGGTCATGGGCCTGGAAACTTCCGAAGCGCTGAAAAAAGCAGCAAACATGGTAGTAATCGCCCAAGGTACTGCGCTAATGACCGCACCGCTATTTGGCATAATGGCGGACAAGCTTAATCGTGTCAGCGCTCTGGTTGTTGCCCTACTGATTTCTGCTCTGGGCTACATGGCGACCGGATTCGTTTCGGATCCCTTCAGCCAAACCATGATGATTTGCGCGGTATTTATTGGGATGGGTGAAGTAGGCTGTATTATCGCCAGCGGCGTATTGATTAACGAGCGCGCTTCCGAATCACTTCGCGGCCCAATTGTGGCAGTGTTCAATTTTACCGGGGCTTTGGGGATCTTGATCGCAACCAAGGTCGGTGGTTACCTGTTTGACGGCTGGCGCGAATCTGGCCCGTTCGTATTGTTTGGTATTTTCGCGCTCGTGGTCGCACTTTGGGCGCTGGCCTTGCGCTTACGCACATCTAAACCGCTAGCGGCACCCATCACAACACTGGAAACCGACCCACAGGCTTAG
- a CDS encoding MFS transporter — MADTKTPLSRSQFLGLMALTFAIFLIANDFTAFSVALPAMEKEFHSDITTTQWVINGYALVFGVLIISGGRLADMFGRRRMFFLGTFIFCVFSLLGGLAVDISMLLVSRALMGIGAAMIWPAVLGMTYQIMPDDRAGLAGGLIMTVCGIANAIGPLLGGTLTDYLSWRWIFFINLPIAALALFVCWKEIPDDRPDNLKERIDYRGVASLSLSLFGLLLALDMVVDLGFKSPLIIGLLSGFLIFMAIFLHVEKRAGMNALIPEDVASNRKFFAAGLATLLLSVVFFAALLYIPQFLTKVRDYSAMRAGAGLLPMMVTFGLTSFISGHLYEKLGAKIIVSAGAICLGGGMYLLSHLTKDTQYSSLIFGMVVLGAGIGLFYSTITTAAITVVHPSRASLAGAILYMFQIAGGAIGLGMNTTIVAMAPDVSTGIDRAFTVNAYLALAGLIVCLLYVGGKREKPNTKPTQ; from the coding sequence ATGGCAGACACCAAAACCCCACTGTCTAGATCACAGTTTCTTGGCCTGATGGCCCTTACGTTTGCCATCTTCCTGATTGCCAATGACTTTACGGCTTTCTCTGTGGCGCTACCCGCCATGGAGAAAGAATTCCACTCCGATATCACCACGACCCAATGGGTCATTAATGGCTACGCACTGGTATTCGGTGTGTTGATTATTTCCGGAGGGCGCCTGGCGGATATGTTTGGCCGCCGGCGCATGTTCTTTCTCGGCACCTTTATCTTCTGTGTATTTTCTCTGCTTGGCGGTCTGGCGGTCGACATTTCGATGCTGCTCGTGTCGCGCGCATTAATGGGTATTGGCGCGGCGATGATCTGGCCAGCGGTTCTCGGGATGACATACCAGATTATGCCGGACGATCGCGCGGGTCTCGCCGGCGGGCTCATCATGACGGTATGCGGTATTGCCAACGCTATTGGCCCACTACTTGGGGGCACACTGACCGATTACCTGAGTTGGCGCTGGATCTTCTTTATCAACCTGCCCATTGCCGCGCTCGCCCTGTTCGTTTGCTGGAAGGAAATTCCGGACGACCGACCCGACAACTTAAAAGAGCGCATCGACTACCGAGGTGTAGCCAGTCTTTCACTATCACTGTTTGGCCTGTTGCTGGCTCTGGATATGGTGGTCGACCTAGGTTTCAAAAGTCCTCTGATTATCGGCTTGCTCAGCGGCTTCCTCATCTTTATGGCCATTTTCCTGCACGTTGAGAAACGCGCGGGAATGAACGCACTGATCCCCGAAGATGTTGCGAGCAACCGCAAGTTCTTTGCCGCAGGCCTCGCGACATTACTGCTATCCGTAGTGTTCTTTGCGGCGCTGTTGTATATCCCGCAGTTTCTTACAAAAGTTCGTGATTACTCCGCCATGCGCGCGGGCGCGGGCCTGTTGCCGATGATGGTCACCTTCGGCCTCACGTCGTTTATCTCCGGGCATTTGTACGAAAAGCTGGGGGCGAAAATCATCGTTTCGGCGGGGGCGATCTGCCTGGGAGGTGGCATGTATTTGCTCTCCCATTTAACCAAAGATACCCAGTATTCTTCCCTGATCTTTGGCATGGTCGTACTGGGGGCCGGCATCGGTCTGTTCTACTCGACCATCACAACCGCCGCCATCACCGTGGTACATCCAAGTCGCGCCAGCCTCGCAGGTGCCATCCTTTATATGTTCCAAATTGCCGGCGGTGCCATCGGGCTCGGCATGAATACCACGATCGTCGCTATGGCACCCGATGTTTCTACGGGAATTGATCGTGCGTTTACGGTGAATGCCTATCTAGCGCT